From Streptomyces griseorubiginosus, one genomic window encodes:
- a CDS encoding radical SAM protein: protein MLSMRCKIRMSASGVHLFDRVSGVNVLLDEVRVPAGQFSRAPRYLSIALTNACELRCFYCYAPKHAAALGRDRVLAWAVELDAAGCLGVGFGGGEPTAYRRFAQLCSEITQSTSMAVTFTTHGHRLTPELVSSLRGAVHFTRLSVDGVGTTYERLRGRPFAAVVQAAALLGSLSPFGINAVINADTIGELDDLVAFADEVGASELLLLPEQPTAATPGISDADAQRLVEWAATARNKVRLAISRTGLEAALPTAEAIPGELPLDAHMHLDATGVLRPHAYASTGLPVVGSIMDVVQTLKETG from the coding sequence ATGCTGTCGATGAGGTGCAAGATCCGCATGTCCGCATCTGGGGTTCACCTGTTCGACCGCGTCTCCGGGGTCAACGTGCTGCTCGACGAGGTGCGTGTTCCCGCTGGGCAGTTCTCCCGTGCTCCGCGGTACCTGTCCATAGCGCTGACGAACGCGTGCGAACTCCGCTGCTTCTACTGCTACGCACCCAAGCATGCCGCTGCGCTCGGCAGAGACCGTGTACTGGCCTGGGCGGTGGAACTCGACGCCGCCGGATGTCTCGGTGTCGGCTTCGGAGGCGGGGAGCCAACCGCGTACCGACGCTTCGCCCAGCTCTGTTCGGAGATCACCCAGTCCACGTCCATGGCGGTGACTTTCACAACGCATGGGCACCGGCTCACACCCGAACTCGTCAGTTCCCTGCGCGGGGCCGTGCACTTCACGCGTCTGTCAGTCGACGGGGTCGGCACCACCTACGAGCGGCTCCGCGGCCGGCCGTTCGCAGCCGTAGTCCAGGCCGCTGCATTGCTCGGCTCACTCTCGCCCTTTGGCATCAACGCGGTCATCAACGCCGACACCATCGGCGAACTTGACGACCTCGTCGCGTTCGCTGACGAAGTCGGCGCGTCCGAACTGCTGCTCCTGCCGGAGCAGCCCACCGCGGCGACCCCCGGCATCAGCGACGCCGACGCACAGCGCCTTGTCGAATGGGCCGCAACCGCACGAAACAAGGTCCGACTCGCAATCTCCCGTACCGGCCTCGAAGCAGCACTGCCCACCGCAGAGGCCATCCCCGGCGAACTCCCCCTCGACGCGCACATGCATCTCGACGCGACCGGCGTCCTGCGCCCCCACGCCTACGCAAGCACGGGGCTGCCAGTCGTGGGCTCCATCATGGACGTCGTGCAGACGCTGAAGGAGACGGGATGA
- a CDS encoding DUF6375 family protein gives MRIWNGYGSEHSMNLVLIGRFETVAGAQAAEERMEALQALAEAAWSDDDWRSPEERMPRELGEALSQMKLYDMGRSDVDAFALDHNVTREAQTVRIWTDESDVQGFLKVLLHHGAKVEVFSRHTWDEEAVTRSDATDASNSRSDGGSD, from the coding sequence ATGAGGATCTGGAACGGCTACGGTTCGGAGCACTCGATGAACCTCGTTCTGATCGGCCGATTCGAGACGGTCGCCGGTGCGCAAGCAGCGGAGGAGCGGATGGAGGCACTGCAGGCCCTCGCTGAGGCTGCGTGGTCCGACGACGACTGGCGGAGTCCCGAGGAACGCATGCCTCGCGAACTCGGCGAAGCACTGAGCCAGATGAAGCTCTATGACATGGGGCGGTCCGACGTCGATGCTTTCGCTCTTGATCACAATGTCACCCGTGAGGCGCAGACGGTCCGGATCTGGACCGACGAGTCCGACGTCCAGGGATTCCTGAAGGTGCTCCTGCACCACGGTGCGAAAGTCGAGGTCTTCTCGCGCCACACGTGGGACGAGGAAGCTGTCACCCGATCCGATGCGACGGACGCGAGCAACAGCCGGAGCGACGGTGGATCTGACTGA
- a CDS encoding flavin reductase family protein: MTAISTTSSSDSDYLSRMFRDAMAQVVTPVTVVTGIQEEVPHGTTVSAFVSLSLSPPMVLVSLDRTSELLSIVGRSGRFGVNVLGSAHSDVALRFARKGGAAKFADTRWLLDHRLPRLPNALGWLVCEIESMVDGGDHMALLGKVLHADHREGAPLTYHARTFGTHTVVDGDP; the protein is encoded by the coding sequence ATGACGGCGATTTCCACGACGAGCAGCTCTGATTCGGACTACCTGTCACGGATGTTCCGCGACGCGATGGCCCAAGTCGTTACGCCGGTAACGGTCGTGACGGGAATCCAGGAGGAAGTTCCGCACGGTACAACGGTCAGCGCGTTCGTGTCCTTGTCGCTTTCCCCTCCGATGGTTCTCGTCTCCCTGGACCGGACGAGTGAGCTGTTGAGCATCGTGGGTCGGTCCGGCCGATTCGGCGTCAACGTGCTGGGCTCGGCGCACTCGGATGTCGCCCTGCGCTTCGCCCGCAAGGGCGGGGCCGCCAAGTTCGCGGACACCCGGTGGCTGCTCGACCATAGACTGCCGCGACTACCGAACGCGCTCGGCTGGCTGGTATGTGAGATCGAGTCGATGGTCGACGGCGGGGACCATATGGCGCTGCTGGGCAAGGTTCTGCACGCCGACCATCGCGAGGGCGCGCCCTTGACTTACCACGCGCGGACCTTCGGCACCCACACGGTGGTGGACGGAGACCCGTAA
- a CDS encoding alpha/beta hydrolase produces the protein MTTSEPVQVSGLDGRLFRAEAIAPETTEFNLRLRELVKRAPGPEAGGGIPMPPTQPSERARTIRIAGRGGHELALRVIAPDRPKGVYLNFHGGGFVSGDAAQSDQELERIARNTELACIDVDYRLAPAHPHPAAWDDAESAALWLIDNAKSEFGTDALAIGGLSAGATLAASVLVRLRERFGSTGFQAANLVFGNFDLSMTPSQTLLGADAVPVSVDMIRACTNAVAPLSEQRQDPDLSPLFANLRDLPTALFTVGTLDPFLDDSLFMHARWIAAGNEAEIAVYPGGGHVFTGAPIPLADQANDRIDAFLRQVGRGPEASPTGVPRQ, from the coding sequence ATGACGACATCCGAACCGGTCCAGGTGAGCGGGCTTGACGGGAGGTTGTTCCGAGCGGAAGCGATTGCACCCGAAACAACCGAGTTCAATCTGCGGCTTCGCGAGCTGGTGAAGCGCGCGCCTGGGCCCGAAGCGGGCGGCGGCATTCCGATGCCTCCCACACAGCCTTCGGAGCGGGCACGCACCATCCGGATAGCGGGGCGGGGCGGTCATGAACTGGCTTTGCGGGTCATCGCTCCGGACCGCCCCAAGGGCGTCTACCTGAACTTCCACGGCGGCGGGTTCGTCAGTGGCGACGCGGCGCAGTCGGATCAGGAGCTGGAGCGGATCGCGCGGAACACCGAGCTCGCCTGCATCGACGTGGACTACCGGCTGGCGCCCGCGCACCCTCACCCCGCGGCATGGGATGACGCCGAATCCGCGGCGCTGTGGCTGATCGACAATGCGAAGTCGGAGTTCGGCACCGATGCGCTCGCGATCGGTGGCCTGTCGGCGGGCGCGACACTCGCGGCCTCCGTCCTGGTCCGGCTCCGCGAGCGATTTGGGTCCACCGGGTTCCAGGCGGCGAACCTTGTCTTCGGGAATTTCGACCTCTCGATGACCCCGAGCCAGACCCTGCTCGGCGCCGACGCGGTGCCGGTTTCGGTGGACATGATCCGAGCATGTACGAACGCGGTTGCGCCCCTGAGCGAACAACGCCAGGATCCAGATCTGTCGCCGCTGTTCGCGAATCTGCGGGATCTTCCGACGGCGTTGTTCACGGTGGGCACTCTGGACCCGTTCCTGGACGACTCGTTGTTCATGCACGCCCGCTGGATCGCGGCCGGCAACGAGGCCGAAATAGCTGTCTATCCCGGCGGCGGGCATGTCTTCACCGGAGCCCCCATCCCCCTCGCGGACCAGGCGAACGACCGCATCGATGCCTTTCTCCGCCAGGTCGGGCGCGGGCCAGAGGCCTCTCCCACCGGAGTACCTCGGCAGTGA
- a CDS encoding LLM class flavin-dependent oxidoreductase gives MHIGIATGLQHYGPDGEEADYPDGQFVREELERWVLAEELGLDSVWLTEHHFTRHSLAPDPLMFLSYLAGRTRRIRLGTQVLVLPWHDPVRLAEQIITLDEVSNGRAIIGLGRGMAPREYKGLRIDPEAARQRYDEMLQLLVDGLETGVMEGGEFYRQPRVELRPRPGRSFKGRLFAALGSPESQRQAGRLGLGQLTTTTLPFKAPEGGLPIDSYLNAWREAHGPDNKPPAPFASSIIVVDESADRAQEIARLYGGNAQRVGIWHYQMRGRPAYGPIPAIDTDEDVERMVDGFVSQIIAGTPDQVLKRLEETRDQIHPQGMFPQLFFGGMPHDEAVRNMRCFAEQCVPEIKSWPASSSIDGDAAESAAGTSEAGTR, from the coding sequence ATGCACATAGGAATAGCCACAGGTCTTCAACACTATGGTCCTGACGGCGAGGAGGCCGACTACCCGGACGGCCAGTTCGTACGCGAGGAGCTCGAACGGTGGGTGCTCGCGGAGGAGTTGGGCCTGGACTCGGTCTGGCTCACTGAGCACCACTTCACCCGCCACTCCCTCGCTCCGGACCCGCTGATGTTCCTGTCCTACCTCGCCGGCCGCACGCGGCGGATCCGGTTGGGTACCCAGGTGCTCGTCCTGCCCTGGCACGACCCGGTCCGTTTGGCTGAACAGATCATCACACTCGACGAGGTGTCCAACGGCCGGGCGATCATCGGACTCGGGCGTGGCATGGCGCCGCGCGAGTACAAGGGCCTACGCATTGACCCGGAGGCGGCGCGACAGCGCTACGACGAGATGCTGCAGCTCCTCGTGGACGGACTGGAGACGGGCGTGATGGAGGGCGGCGAGTTCTACCGGCAGCCGCGGGTGGAGCTGCGGCCGCGACCGGGCCGTTCCTTCAAGGGGCGGTTGTTCGCGGCCCTCGGGTCCCCCGAAAGCCAGCGCCAGGCCGGCCGGCTGGGACTGGGACAGCTGACGACCACCACACTTCCGTTCAAGGCGCCCGAAGGCGGGCTGCCGATCGACAGTTACCTGAACGCATGGCGGGAAGCGCACGGCCCCGACAACAAGCCTCCGGCGCCTTTCGCCTCGAGCATCATCGTGGTGGACGAGAGCGCAGACCGTGCGCAGGAGATCGCCCGCCTGTACGGGGGCAACGCGCAGCGTGTCGGCATCTGGCACTACCAGATGCGCGGCCGCCCGGCCTACGGGCCCATCCCGGCGATCGACACCGACGAGGACGTGGAGCGCATGGTGGACGGCTTCGTCTCACAGATCATCGCCGGTACCCCGGACCAGGTGCTGAAACGTCTGGAGGAGACGCGCGACCAGATCCATCCGCAGGGAATGTTCCCGCAGTTGTTCTTCGGCGGGATGCCTCACGATGAGGCGGTGCGTAACATGCGGTGCTTCGCCGAGCAGTGCGTGCCGGAGATCAAGAGCTGGCCGGCGTCCAGCAGCATCGACGGGGATGCCGCGGAATCCGCGGCTGGCACCAGTGAGGCCGGTACGCGATGA
- a CDS encoding SDR family NAD(P)-dependent oxidoreductase produces MVSPLFCREFVCTGHVMETASLGGVTVAGNGGIYSTAKFGVVALMECLREDLADENIGATVLCPSAVNTNIHEHSDMRPERYWGHSSGLAPTDAGLDPEMLQGMLASFGSDPSEVGRQVLHAIRHDEPYVFTERMAKGLIELWREALLALIPDEEPDLERLAADRAMRRALTELLG; encoded by the coding sequence ATGGTGTCACCACTGTTCTGCCGCGAATTCGTGTGCACGGGCCATGTGATGGAAACGGCCTCGCTCGGCGGTGTCACTGTCGCCGGCAACGGCGGAATCTACTCCACTGCCAAATTCGGTGTCGTCGCGCTGATGGAGTGCCTGCGCGAGGACCTGGCGGACGAGAACATCGGGGCCACGGTCCTCTGCCCTTCGGCGGTCAACACGAACATCCACGAGCACAGCGACATGCGCCCGGAGCGGTACTGGGGCCATAGTTCCGGCCTCGCGCCGACCGACGCCGGCCTGGACCCCGAGATGTTGCAGGGCATGCTCGCGTCGTTCGGCAGCGATCCATCTGAGGTTGGCCGTCAGGTACTGCACGCCATCCGCCACGACGAGCCCTATGTGTTCACCGAACGCATGGCCAAGGGCCTGATCGAACTCTGGCGGGAGGCGCTCCTCGCCCTGATACCGGACGAAGAACCCGATCTCGAACGCCTCGCGGCCGACAGGGCCATGCGCCGCGCCCTCACCGAATTGCTTGGCTGA
- a CDS encoding SDR family NAD(P)-dependent oxidoreductase: protein MRDLSGKVAFITGGASGIGLGMAKAFSRAGMKVVVVDFRDDHLAAAEETLARGGAEFHLVKLDVVGRAAWSRAADEAERVFSRIHVLCNNAGVGVLTPHRPGHLGGRGLVAGGQSRRRHQWCHHCSAANSCARAM, encoded by the coding sequence ATGCGGGACCTTTCGGGAAAGGTCGCGTTCATCACCGGGGGTGCCTCCGGTATCGGGCTCGGCATGGCGAAGGCGTTCTCCCGAGCCGGCATGAAAGTAGTCGTCGTCGATTTCAGGGACGACCATCTGGCTGCGGCCGAGGAGACTTTGGCGCGAGGTGGAGCGGAGTTCCACCTCGTCAAATTGGACGTGGTCGGCCGCGCGGCCTGGTCCAGGGCGGCCGATGAGGCCGAGCGGGTCTTCTCCCGCATCCACGTGTTGTGCAACAACGCGGGGGTCGGCGTCCTCACCCCCCATCGCCCAGGCCACCTGGGAGGACGGGGACTGGTTGCTGGGGGTCAATCTCGGCGGCGTCATCAATGGTGTCACCACTGTTCTGCCGCGAATTCGTGTGCACGGGCCATGTGA
- a CDS encoding SDR family oxidoreductase, which yields MRDVAGKVAFVTGAASGIGLGIAQAFAESGMKVVVTDVSEDHLAKARDLLTQAGGSFHFIPLDVTDRIDWQRAADEAEHVFGHVHVLVNNAGITALGRIADTGYDDWDRILGVDLGGVVNGVQAFLGRMLAHGQGGHIISTASMAALTPLDISGIYSVAMRGVLGMMEALRAELLDSAIGVSVLCPGLTRNKTWGARSPLPANSPGGPPLPPRSSPMDAGMEAIEVGRRALEGMRRNDMYIFTHAEFREDIAWYFEPLLTACAAAPDRALPVSGPPPDLWGAVYTAQGRSGNRCPVGEGG from the coding sequence ATGAGAGACGTTGCAGGCAAGGTCGCGTTCGTTACGGGAGCGGCCAGTGGCATCGGTCTGGGGATAGCCCAAGCCTTCGCGGAAAGCGGTATGAAGGTCGTCGTCACTGATGTGAGCGAGGATCACCTGGCCAAGGCCCGGGACCTGCTGACGCAGGCAGGCGGCTCCTTCCACTTCATCCCTCTGGACGTCACCGATCGCATCGACTGGCAGCGGGCAGCAGACGAGGCTGAGCATGTGTTCGGGCACGTCCATGTGCTGGTGAACAACGCGGGGATCACTGCGCTCGGGCGGATCGCGGATACCGGCTACGACGACTGGGACCGGATCCTCGGGGTCGACCTGGGTGGGGTGGTGAACGGCGTGCAGGCTTTCCTGGGCAGGATGCTCGCGCACGGCCAGGGCGGCCACATCATCTCCACGGCGTCCATGGCGGCGCTGACGCCCTTGGACATCTCCGGGATCTACTCGGTGGCCATGCGCGGAGTGCTGGGGATGATGGAGGCTCTGCGGGCCGAACTGCTCGATTCAGCCATCGGCGTATCGGTTCTCTGTCCGGGCCTGACGCGCAACAAAACCTGGGGGGCCCGCTCCCCACTGCCGGCAAACAGCCCGGGTGGCCCGCCGCTACCTCCGCGAAGCTCGCCGATGGACGCGGGGATGGAGGCCATCGAGGTCGGGCGCCGAGCGCTTGAGGGAATGCGTCGGAACGACATGTACATATTCACCCACGCCGAGTTCCGCGAGGATATCGCGTGGTATTTCGAGCCTCTGCTGACGGCCTGTGCGGCAGCGCCCGACCGCGCGCTGCCGGTAAGCGGTCCGCCGCCTGACCTGTGGGGCGCTGTCTACACAGCGCAGGGGCGGTCCGGAAACCGCTGTCCGGTAGGGGAGGGAGGCTGA
- a CDS encoding alpha/beta hydrolase — protein sequence MTKVVLIHGAWHGAWCWDGVVAELQQRGVEATAVELPLTGFAADLAAARSAIQAAGSHAIVVGHSYGGRVITQAATGLPVARLVYVAAYLGDPREADVPAISSLLAASLLFDGLEMRVDPQAAAAVFYGDTDAQAATAWVARLRPMPLEQPSVSDTEPAWRLTPSIYLVCTNDQALPPVSQREMAAHASEVVEWPTDHSPFLTRPAELAELIVRGTPDGRGRR from the coding sequence ATGACAAAGGTTGTACTGATCCACGGAGCATGGCACGGAGCTTGGTGCTGGGACGGCGTGGTCGCCGAGTTGCAGCAGCGCGGCGTCGAGGCGACAGCCGTCGAACTGCCACTGACCGGCTTTGCCGCGGATCTTGCCGCGGCCCGCTCAGCGATCCAGGCCGCGGGAAGTCACGCGATCGTCGTCGGGCACTCCTACGGTGGGCGGGTGATCACCCAGGCTGCGACCGGCCTTCCCGTGGCCCGGCTCGTCTATGTCGCGGCGTATCTCGGCGATCCGCGCGAAGCGGACGTGCCGGCCATAAGCAGTCTCCTCGCCGCCTCACTCCTCTTCGACGGACTGGAGATGAGGGTGGATCCGCAGGCGGCCGCTGCCGTGTTTTACGGCGACACCGACGCGCAGGCGGCCACCGCCTGGGTCGCGCGCCTGCGTCCCATGCCGCTGGAGCAACCCAGCGTGTCGGACACCGAACCCGCGTGGCGCTTGACTCCGAGCATCTACCTCGTGTGCACGAACGACCAGGCTCTGCCGCCGGTGTCGCAGCGCGAGATGGCAGCGCACGCATCCGAGGTCGTCGAGTGGCCCACGGACCACTCGCCGTTCCTGACCCGCCCGGCTGAACTCGCGGAACTGATTGTCCGAGGCACGCCTGACGGTCGCGGCCGCCGCTGA
- a CDS encoding alpha/beta hydrolase family protein — translation MPYRWRVAPENLFVERYGQMVNNGLPRADVDTVRSAVTDMWLDEPGGWVYEWSRLAGLYAELGQHHLAALAYGWAKFPTLADDAKRTALERQLKQYLLAAPGFKVGFERRAVQVPCDEGVTAVPVHFLTPPGWSGDSPVLLASGGVDTWKMDLHGLFETVALRTGMGVLAFDIPGTGECAGPMDSEDGADLVRALAIEARALGNGRVLHLGISMGGHFSACSGLAGDVDAAIVIGGPIEAAFAQDRTFAYGMEGVVGNALGFDHQPDDVQLARIWPPFDLRPLLNLDTNVPMLVVNGAGDVHVPQHDTLVFVGRRDTEVHLLPDTGHCAASKMPQVLELMFEWIDRHQLSCVSR, via the coding sequence ATGCCTTACCGGTGGAGGGTCGCCCCCGAAAACCTGTTCGTCGAGCGGTACGGGCAGATGGTGAACAACGGTTTGCCCCGCGCGGACGTCGACACCGTCCGATCGGCGGTCACTGACATGTGGCTCGACGAGCCGGGCGGCTGGGTGTACGAGTGGTCGAGACTGGCCGGCCTATATGCGGAGCTCGGCCAGCATCACCTTGCGGCGCTGGCCTACGGATGGGCGAAGTTTCCCACGCTGGCCGACGACGCCAAGCGCACGGCGCTGGAGCGGCAGCTCAAGCAGTACCTGCTTGCCGCTCCCGGTTTCAAGGTCGGGTTTGAGCGCCGGGCTGTCCAGGTGCCCTGCGACGAGGGAGTCACCGCTGTACCCGTGCACTTTCTCACTCCGCCGGGCTGGTCAGGGGATTCCCCCGTCCTGCTCGCTAGCGGTGGAGTGGACACCTGGAAAATGGATCTCCACGGGCTCTTCGAGACGGTCGCCCTGCGAACCGGCATGGGCGTGCTGGCCTTCGACATTCCTGGCACCGGCGAATGTGCCGGCCCCATGGACTCGGAGGACGGCGCTGACCTCGTGCGCGCCCTGGCCATCGAGGCGCGGGCGCTGGGCAACGGACGCGTCCTGCATCTGGGCATATCGATGGGCGGTCACTTCTCGGCCTGCTCCGGCCTGGCGGGGGATGTCGACGCGGCGATCGTCATCGGCGGTCCCATCGAAGCGGCCTTCGCCCAGGATCGGACCTTCGCGTATGGCATGGAGGGCGTTGTCGGCAATGCGTTGGGGTTCGACCATCAACCCGATGATGTGCAACTGGCAAGGATCTGGCCGCCGTTCGATCTGCGCCCGCTGCTCAACCTCGACACCAACGTCCCGATGCTGGTCGTCAATGGCGCCGGTGACGTCCATGTTCCACAGCACGACACCCTGGTCTTCGTCGGTCGCCGGGACACGGAAGTCCACTTGCTCCCGGACACCGGGCACTGCGCCGCTTCCAAGATGCCCCAGGTACTTGAGTTGATGTTCGAGTGGATCGACCGCCACCAGTTGTCGTGTGTGAGCAGGTGA
- a CDS encoding sodium:solute symporter family transporter: MNHSSTFLAAAADDPYALVLSSFMLFMVLALFGSVFAGLRGDSPPDFYIGDPQGSAWKNGLALAGCYVSTSLLLSVTGVVATVGFDGITAATSVLLSMGVLLLLARPLQLSGSLTLGDLFSLRAPGTAPRVAAAAATLAITAPYLVAQLMAAGNVTAALLGFSGIGVQQMCTVLIGGLVVTCGMLSGAKGLTVIQVIAAAVTLAAMLFASLAVLRLFHGDVGTLLTAADAHSTRPGRYLSTGGLSNVGPTPRLDFAAGQVMTVLGGVCMPHVLSRVSAAKDTATARRSVRYATGVVALVCVTVVILGMGASAQIGADAILSGQSNADDSLMLVAGSLDDGLGSGTSRLLFTALACAIFLSVLAVVGATTLAAAAALARDTYHHLVQRRQSKPTRELMVARMAVLLFGVLGILLAVLAQGRSAAFLAQLATAVAASTVAPALLYTFYWDRFNRTGLLWAVYGGTILSVGLALSSPSASGGSQAFLPNADFAWFDHGTPVLVSVPAAFLLGWAGSLLGRRRAHRHQAEEASVTTAALLIGRTAATAAAVGRTAGRRPSD; this comes from the coding sequence ATGAATCACAGCAGCACCTTCCTCGCGGCGGCGGCCGATGATCCCTACGCCTTGGTCCTCAGCTCCTTCATGCTCTTCATGGTCCTCGCCCTCTTCGGCTCGGTCTTCGCGGGCCTGCGCGGAGACTCCCCGCCGGACTTCTACATCGGGGACCCGCAGGGCTCGGCATGGAAGAACGGCCTGGCGTTGGCGGGATGCTATGTCTCCACGTCTTTGCTGCTCAGTGTGACCGGTGTGGTGGCGACCGTCGGCTTCGACGGCATCACCGCCGCGACCAGCGTGCTTCTGTCCATGGGTGTCCTCCTTCTGCTGGCACGACCCCTGCAGCTCAGCGGCTCCCTCACACTCGGCGACCTCTTCTCGCTCCGGGCGCCGGGCACCGCGCCTCGGGTGGCCGCCGCGGCGGCCACCCTCGCGATCACCGCTCCGTACCTCGTGGCTCAGCTCATGGCCGCCGGAAACGTCACCGCGGCACTCCTCGGGTTCTCCGGCATCGGGGTGCAGCAGATGTGCACCGTGCTCATCGGAGGCCTGGTGGTCACCTGCGGCATGCTCAGCGGCGCCAAGGGGCTCACCGTCATACAGGTGATCGCCGCTGCCGTCACGCTCGCGGCCATGCTCTTCGCGTCCCTGGCCGTGCTCCGCCTCTTCCACGGAGATGTCGGCACCCTGCTCACCGCTGCGGACGCGCACAGCACCCGTCCCGGCCGGTATCTGAGTACCGGTGGCCTCTCCAACGTCGGCCCAACACCACGTCTGGACTTCGCCGCGGGACAGGTCATGACGGTCCTCGGCGGCGTGTGCATGCCTCACGTCCTCAGCCGCGTCTCAGCGGCAAAGGACACCGCCACAGCACGCCGCTCCGTCCGGTACGCGACCGGTGTCGTCGCGCTCGTGTGCGTCACCGTGGTCATTCTGGGCATGGGGGCATCGGCCCAAATCGGTGCTGACGCCATTCTCTCCGGACAGTCCAATGCGGACGACTCGCTGATGCTCGTGGCCGGCAGTCTGGATGACGGGCTGGGAAGTGGCACGAGCCGTCTGCTTTTCACCGCGCTCGCCTGCGCGATCTTTCTCAGCGTGCTCGCCGTCGTGGGCGCCACCACGCTCGCGGCGGCCGCCGCCCTGGCCCGGGACACGTACCACCATCTCGTTCAGCGCCGGCAGTCCAAGCCCACGCGTGAACTGATGGTGGCACGCATGGCCGTCCTGCTCTTCGGCGTCCTCGGCATCCTGCTCGCCGTACTGGCGCAGGGACGCTCCGCCGCCTTCCTGGCTCAGCTCGCCACGGCAGTGGCTGCGTCGACCGTGGCCCCGGCTCTGCTCTACACGTTCTACTGGGACCGCTTCAACCGAACGGGCCTGCTGTGGGCCGTGTACGGCGGCACCATCCTGAGTGTCGGCCTGGCACTGTCCTCACCCTCCGCCTCAGGCGGCTCGCAGGCCTTCCTGCCGAACGCCGACTTCGCCTGGTTCGACCATGGCACCCCGGTTCTGGTCTCCGTCCCGGCCGCCTTCCTGCTGGGTTGGGCGGGCAGCCTTTTGGGGCGCCGTCGAGCCCATAGGCACCAGGCAGAGGAGGCATCGGTGACCACCGCTGCCCTGCTCATCGGGCGGACTGCCGCCACAGCGGCAGCAGTTGGACGCACCGCCGGGCGTCGACCATCGGACTGA